ATGCAGCGGGGATGGAGCTGTTGTGTAATCCAGCACTCACTGTATAGTCAGTGAGACCCTGCTTCTCTCTCGTAAGTAAATACATGAATAACATAAGGACTTAGAAGTCTCTAAGTAACAGATCTGATCTGTgtagtgagactcttgtctcaacaaaacaagacaTAGTCTTACTCTGCAGTCTAGAAGGGGAGCTAGCCAGGGTAGACGGGAAAGAAGCCAGGGTTGTGTGTCTGCTATGCTGAGCCTTACTCATTCAGACACCTTGGGAAAATGATTTTCTAGAGGGTGGCAGTGGTGAGGTGGCCCAGGGGTCATTCAGACAGTGACTTGGGGCAGTTGCCATTATTCATGGGGCTCTCTGTGAATATGCTTctccagaattaaaaaaaaaaaaaaaaaacttttttgaaatgtgtgtgtatgtgcatggacgtgtgtgtttgctcatgtcccacagtgtacatgtggggtcagaggacagcttgcaagGCTCCTTTGTCTCCACTGTGGACATCAGGGAGCCTGTCAGGTTTGTGGGTATGCACCTTCACCCACCCAACCATCTTACTGGCCCTGTTATTGTTTTGAGAAGGGATTCGtatatcccaggttggcctcagatttACTACATTGCTAGGAAGGGTCTTCCTTCCTGCATCTCATGAGTACTGGAAATGTTTTCAGGTTCTTCCATGGCAGGAAGACTGATCATGGATGGTCAAGGTTGGGAAGGTCATGGATAACATTCCTctgctgagtggtggtggtggtatgggcctttaatcccagcactcaggagacagaggcaagtgaatctctgagttcaaggccagcctggtctgcagagtgagcttGGGATGCCAGGGCTACAACAGATTCCCATTGGTGAGTACAGTCTCAAAGGTCATTGTTAGATGCCATGAAATTCCAAGGTTTCTTTGGAAGCTGAGATTATTTTAAGCCATTCAGACTAGCCTACAGAGGTAAGATGGCTCTGACTAGGCATCATTTTTCAGTACAGGTCCTGTACTGTGTCACACAATGACCACTTTTGTCCCTGGAGCTGGATGGCCATGTTTATGGCATTAGATCCACCTAGAAGCCTGAggccaaattctttttttttttattggatattttatttacatttcagatgccatcctctttccccattctctacccccacccccagaaaacccctatcccaagcccccctttcctttttgcttttatacacttttaaaaaatgttaatcaaaggctttgtaagtttggtaatgctcaatcagaagtgtaacccaatacccaacctagatatatcaactatctttgactggtggagacacatgaacatctgccttgatatcccccccttctctctctttctctctctcatcaccgagcttctcctctccttcttctcctctccttactccgtcttttcctctcggtactccttcccccttagctcctcctacatatctcccttcctgttaaaacaaaacttttctctcaaaatacagttagagcataattattcctaattgtaccagtgaggtacaagatagtcctaatacccagtccatcattttgttgactaaccagaacctctgtcatctctcctaactaaaacacttagttctgaacctggctttttccttggctttagaatgaatgtcagctgaaaaccatccactcaaatcttttctctcaaggtaaatagccaggattggctatgagactataaattttcaaccccgtcagaaatccagaatggctgagttaactaaaattatgggaagcacaaagcatagcttctaaaacttagccaatttatagagactgctgaacacctggacactccctatactacaaaatgttggagcatctgatcttcagccttctggcccaggatcatctgacagaccttagtgctgcagaattattaagggctgattactctgtctaggcagatataatcagtcgactattctgcaagtgtgtccttttctggacagtaatttgtctgtagatgaaaagaggcaattcttgcctagtggctgtctcaccacaactggagtaactccaaagatgctcaatttcttcttagaatccaatacaggaagctgtcaggagcagacaggtctgaGGCCAAATTCTTAAGATGATATAGCATGGGATGTTCAGATTAGATGCTCTGATGGTTACTACAGGCCCAGACAGAGACATGTGGCACTTGTGCTGGCTGTCTCACTGTGGGTTAGCCCTATTTTCATTTGCTGTGAGTCGAGTATATCTCCTGAGAATTTCTTTCTCTAGAAACAAAAGTCCCTGTCCTTAGTCCTGCATTACAGGCAGATCACTTTGACTTAagctctttttaaataaaaaaaaatgttgaggctaGAGATGTATAAAATAAAGTGTTCATTGATACCTAGCTCATGGCAAAAGGACCTCTCCTGGGACACCTCAAGCCACCAACATGAACAGATAGTTAGGAAAATGTCCCCTGGACTTGAAGTATGTATGTGatgtgaatgagaatggcccccatattTGAATGCCTGGTACCTAGTTGGTGTAACTGGGAAAGATTAGGATGAGAGGAATGTGTCACTGGAGCTGGGCTCTGatatttcaaaagcccacaccagacAGGCCCAGTGCCTCCCCCTTTGGCTGTAGACCAATTCTCTCAGCTGCCTTTTCACAGTACCATTATGACCATGGACTCacccctctgaaactataagcaagcccccgattaaatgttttcttttataagctgcctcggtcatggcatctctttacaacaacagaacagtaactaagacagtgtaTGATCAGCTTGACAGAATGGTGAAGCTGCTCTGACTCTTTGTACACACAATGGCGTATTTTAACAGACCAGGAAAATGGAGCAGGCAGTGATAATATTGTTCCAAAATagttaatgcaaaaaaaaatatccaagacTTATTTATAGACTCTTTCATAAAATGCTGGGGGGCCTTCCTCAAATGTTTGTTAACAGGGTTTCCCCAAGAGGAGATAAAGAGTcagtgagggaaggagggagtcaGGTTCGATGGTCAGGGGAATCTTGCAGCTCTGATTGGCTAGCAATCTGGTTGCTTCTTGTTTATACAGGattcacagaacaaagacagactaaTGATTATCCAAGAAGTACACATTATCTGTGTGATGGTTCACTGCATATCCAGGGTTACAAGTTCATTCACaattagaaaatagaaacagaatagattttaattttcattatcagCCCTATAGCTCCAATTTAGAGAATCTGAAGAACATCTCCTCCAGGGTAGAGAGACggttcaggagttaagagcactggctgctcttccagaggatccaggttcaattcccagcacctacatgctGCCTGGAACTcttgttccaggagatccaactccctctcacatgcaggcaaaacaccaatgtatataaaaaataaaaaataaaaaataaaaaataaaaaagagtgtctcctccaaagcaaacacatttacCATATGACAGCTTGCTTTTAGGCTGGCAGTGCTTTCAGCTTGAAAAGCACTGCAGACAAACAGGAAATATCTGAACCAGTCTTTTAATGAATAGCAAATACTAATACCTACCTCCCTTACTGTTTTGCTTATATCATCTATGCTATAAAGTAGGGAAAGTTTATTGTAGTCAATCTATCTAACTCACTGAGTTTTCCTCCAGAGACCTCTATGTATATAGTAAAAAGAGGCCTTGAATCTGTAACCTATTCTCCTGGCCAGACAGAGCCTATCAGTTGTCTCTGTTTACCTTGAAACAATTATACTGTTTGCTCAGGGGCAGATACCACCTACCTGAGTAATGGTCTCATCTagttatgtgtttatttatgctAATGATCTCCAGGGCATTGAGAGACTTCTAAATGCAGCCAGGTAAAGTTAATTTTGGGATTTTCCTAAAATGACTCAAACATAATCTTCTCAGGAAAAGACACAAAAGGGAAGCATCATGCAGAAAGTCCCCAGGGATGCAGCACAAAGAGACCAAAACCCCAAAGTGCGAGACAGGATGACAGCGATTGTAGCATTCGGCTCAGCTTTGCTAGAACCGTGTCAAAGCTATGCTGGCTTCATGACTTTTGCTGTTTCCAGTGGGTATGTCTGTgccaataaaaataatctattatttaaaattccattcatttacatgcaAATGAATGTAGAGAGTACATTCATCGGCAGCTGGGAGAACCCACAATTGAATGAGATGAGGAAAtcacttgaactcaggtcttctggaagagctgcaAGCTCTTGGTAGTTTTAACAACTCAACACCAACTAGAGTTATCTGTGACAATGGAGCCTCAATTGAGGAACTGCCTTCATCAAATTGTCCTGTAGGATACTTTcttgattaatgtgggagggagGGGCCAGCTCACTGTAAGTGGTGTCATCTCTGACAGGTGGCTCTGGATTGTTTAAGAAAGTAAGCTAAGCAAACCAGTAAACACCATTTCCTCTGTGAGACGGCTTTAATTCCCCAACTTCCTTCCTCGAGCTGCTGCCCTGgacttccctctgtgatggacTGGGAAGTGTGCTGGACagttctgtcaacttgacacctgggagggtggtggcacaggccttaatcccagcactcaggaggcagagccaagtggatctctgtggattagagccagcctagactacagggtgagttctaggacaaccaggatACAtcaagagaccctatctcaaaaaaacagaaaccaaaaaagaaaaaggcctccataagattgggccagcctgtaacacattttcttagtgattgatgggggaaggctCCGCCCATTgcgggtgatgccatccctgggctggtggtcctgagttttGTAGCTATGACgtataagccagtaagcagcactgcgCTGCTTCCTCCTGCAACAGCtgctgcctccatcacctgccaTTTTTAATTTCTGCTCCAGCTTCCTTTGAAGATGAACAGTGATGCTGAAgggcaagccaaataaaccctgtgCTCCCtgacttgctttttggtcatgatattttaaccagcaatagaaaccctaactaaggtggAAAGTGTAAGACtaataagccctttcttctccTAGGTTGGCTTTGGCCTGTGTTTTATCATAGTGATGAGAAACAGACCAAACCATGTACTTAAATAGTGAACCATCAGGCCCCCCAAATGGCACATCTTTTAAACTTTAACCGTGTGCAGGTGACTCCAagtgcccttggagaccagaagaaagtaTCCGATTCCATGAAGCTGaagttagaggtgtttgtgagtcacctgatgcgggtgctaggaattgaacttgttGGAAGAGGAACAAGCATTTTAAATCtctgagccgcctctccagccccttaaatgGCTCTTCCTAAAGTCTATCATCCAATGCCCGTTGAAAACAATGAGGAGCAAAGGGCAGACACCATGAGACTGACAAGCTTTGCATATTCAGTAACTTATGATATTTAACAACAAGGGAAATAAGTCTGTTCTACTAAAAAATGAGAATGAAGCCAATTTGAATATAAAGGTGACGGAGAAATGtccattgccttttttttttgttttttgttttttcgagacagggtttctctgtatagcccggggctgttctggaactcactatgtagaccaggctggcctcgaactcagaaatctgcctgcctctgcctcccaagtgctgggattaaaggcgtgcgccaccacagccctgcGTCCATTACCTTTCTTATGAGGTCAGAAAACCCCAACTAtgaattgtggtggtttgaatgagaaatgtcttccatattcATGGGCACTTGAACACTTGGTTTCGGGTTGACAGCACTATTTAGGGGATGTTTAGGAGGTGCGACATCGCTGGGGGAAGTTTGGCACTGGGGCAGAGATTTGAGAACTTAAGGACTAGTTCTAGTTGTAGTTTGCTGTTGTCAGCATGGGCGCTCTCTGCATCCTGTCCCTGCTGCTTGCATTGGACTGCTGCTGATATTtggtcacactgtgaaccctgattGTGTtctggtgtggctcagcccttagctcACACCTTTAAACACACTGGCTGGGATATAGACCTGCCCTTAGTACACTCCTTTGATGAAGGTAAAGTTGGTTGGTAGAAgggagtgagtacccaggcttgaagtgatgtctaattgagtgacaAAATGACAAATCACAGATTttacagaataggatatgcccagctctttttaaaattatttattcattttatgtatatgagtacactgtagctgtctgcagacacatcagaagagggcgtcagatccaaTTGCAGATGGTTTATAAGCCAACATGTGGTTGtggggagttgaactcaggacctctggaagagcagtcagtgctcttaaccgttgagccatctctccagccctatcccCAGCTCTTACAAGAACAGAGATGAAAGAAGCTACTCAAGACAGAATGgtggccaggcagtgatggtacacacatttaatcccagcacttaggaggcagaggcaggtgcatctctgagtttgaggtcagtttagTCTACATAATGAActtcaggccagtcagggctacagcaAACAAACCAAATCATGCAGATATATCAGAAACAAACACTGACGAACATGTTTAGCTCTTATGTTTCCTCACATTAAAAATTTTCTGGCCCATTTGATGTGAGTTTCCTATTACACTGTAGTTAGTTTCCTGTATTACTTAATTACTAAATTAATAGCATGAGATTTCTCTACAATGGATAATTTCACAAGTGTTAAAATTGAAAACATTCATTTCCCCATTCCTCACATCCATTATCTCTCTGTTGTACATTTTCACGTTTATTGAAGGATGTGGACAAAGCAAAAAGTTCTCCCACAATGTGTATACTAAACACATTTCTTTCAGCTGTGagttctttcatgtcttttaagAGAACTGTCCAGCCTGAAGGCCTTCTCACACTCCTTACatttatagggtttctctcctgtgtgcaGTCTCATGTGTCTTCGAAAGCTCGTAGAATGAATGAAGGTTTTCCCACACtccttacattcatagggtttctcaccAGTGTGGATTCGCCTGTGGACCTGGATATAACTTGAACATCTAAAGGTTTTGCCACATTGTTTACACTCATAAGGCTTCTCTTCAGTGTGAATCCTTTCATGTGCTCGAAGTGCGCTGAGGAAAACGAAAGCTTTTCCACATTCCTTACATTTATAAGGTAAGTCTTCCGTGTGTGTTTTGACATGTCGTCGAAAGTTTTCAAGAAGAACGAAGGCTTTTCCACACTGCTCACATTCATAggctttctctccagtatgttttCTCTCGTGTGCGCGGCAGTACGTGAGACAgatgaaggctttcccacagtcTCTGCATTTGTAAGGTCTCTCTCCGGTGTGCACCCGCCTGTGGACTCGGAACGCTGAGTGAGCACTGAAAGCTTTCCCACACTCCTTACACTCGTACGGCTTCTCTCCCGTGTGAGTCCTTTTGTGACTCTGAATCGACGAGGAACATCTGAAAGCTTTACCACACTGTTTGCAAACATacggcttctctccagtgtgaattcgCTCATGCACTCGAAGAAAACACGGGCGAAGGAAAGCCTTCCCGCAGTCCCTGCACTTGTATGGCTTGTTTGCATCACCACTGTGCGTTACCATGTGTGTTTTAACACTTGTGTGGGAtatgaaggctttcccacattctctGCATTTATAGGGCTTCTCCCCGGTGTGGGTTCTTTCGTGGATTTGGATGGAACTGGGAGAGCTGAAGGCTTTGCCGCACTTCTCACACACGTagggcttctccccagtgtgaaTTCTTTCATGAATTCGAAGAGAACCAGGAGAACTGAGCACTTTACCACAATGCTCACACTGATAGAGTTTCTCTCCCGTGTGTGTCCGCTCGTGTGTCTGAAAGGGCTGGTAATAAATGAAGGTCTTCCCACAGTACTTACACCTGTAGGGGGTTTCTCCAGCGTGAGTCCTTTCATGTCTCTGAAAGGATTTGAGGTAACTGAAGGTGTCCCCACATTCCTTACATTTATATCGCTTCTTTCCACACTTAAACCCATCGAGTTCATGCCCAGGGTGAGATCTGGCATGCCTAGTGAGAGATGAACAAAGCATGAAGCCTTTTCCACACACGTTACAATGATATGGCTTTCCTCCAGAAGTTACCTTGGCCACACTAGTGTTTGGAGTCTGGCTGAAGCTTTCTCCGTGCTGAGTAACTTCTTTACTTTCATAGAGTCTTTGTATCACATAacttctgcaaaaaaaaaataaaaataaaaataaaaaaaattagaagcccATTATTAATAGttgtttattatttaatgttCACTAATACATGCCAGAATTACATTTTTATAGacagggcatggtggtataccACTATTCCCTGCacgtgggaggctgaggcaggaggatcataaatgcAAGGGCAGTTAATGTTATAAGGCAAAGTtctatctcaaaagcaaaagcTAGGCTGGTAGtacctgcctgtaatcctagcatttagaaagctgaggcaggaggactgttaGGAGTTTGTGggcagctagggctatacagtaGACTTTTATCTCAAAACATCAAATTAGGGCCTGGAGAAGTGGCGGAGGTTAAGAGCAGTCGCTGCTTGTCTAGGCTtgtacccacatagtggctcagaatcacctgtaattctagttctagggcatctgataacctcttttggcctctggggacacctgcatgcatgcagtgcacataAATTCAAgcagatagacacatacataaatatacatacatataataatgatgataataatccCAAACCAATCACAAAGTACAGTAACAAAGTATTAatatatagtttttttgttttcttttggttatttttttttttggttttgttttgttttccatacagggtttctctgtataggcctggctgtactggaagtccatctatagtccaggctggcccgggactcagagatctgcctgcctctgtctcaagtgctgggattaaaggcgtgcgccatcacaaTCACCCAAGCTTATATggggtttctttcttcctttctttctttctttcttccttcctttctttctttctttcatattttttttaaagatttatttatttattttatatatgagtacactatagctgtctttatACACatgagaagagggtgtcagatcccattacagatggttgtgagccaccatgtggttgctgggaattgaactcaggacctctggaagagcagtcagtgcttctaactgctgagtcatctctccagccccttatatGGGGTTTCTTAATGCTGttttcaagttaaaataaaaaaaatttttttgagagtctcattatgtaaccctggctggcctttaTTCACTATATAGACgaggttagctttgaactcacgATGCACCCCCTCCAGCCTTGAGCTTactatgatcctcctgcctttgccatTGTCTTcaaagtgttaggattacaggtgtgtaccactatggtGGTTcaaataggtttggcccccatagatccatgtgtttgaatgcttggccacagggagtggccttgctggagtgtgTGTGCCACTGGGCAGGTGGGCTTTGAGTTCTCTCAGACTCTGTCCAGTATGAAAGATAGtctcctcctggttgcctttggatcaagatgtagaactcctgtctccttcagtgccatgcctgcttggatgctgccatgcttcccaccatgatgataatggactgaacctctgaaactgtaagccagcctcaattaaatatttgcctttataagagttgccttggtcatggtgtgccCCAGTCCCACGGGGCATTGAACTGGGTTCGGAGGACTTGGAAGAGAGACCTGAaggacaggggacacaaagaatGACGGCTTGTCTAGAGTCTGATTGAactgctattttaattttttcacacaggggttatatacacatagaggcaggatgtgggggaggggatgacacaggagcataggtgttctcagggggagtacagatatcttctagaacagggtatcagctaggtgaagaagcagggaacaggtcactatgactctgtctatgattcatttgttcttatctaagctggtactttccaccaaggctacttatccacaagatctatgactacttgttcttatccaggcaAATTTCTACCAAGGCTGCCTGCCTACAaggtctatagctatctgttctagggtcagtgtttttccacagagaccaagactttgtgttagcaggcatgtatgtctgacttaggccttcagtgtataagcagagtTGATCCTGAcaatggtgcctcttcacaggcaatagaaccctaactaagacaactaccCTATCTAATACAATATTTAAATGTTCAATATCGGTGTCATTTAAAATACTttggtaaaaaaatttttttttaaagaaaaccatatgcaagtttcttttggttgtctaatttaaaaatgtaatatgtCGTAAGATTCTGCTTTCTTTATCATGTAAACTCACCTTACATTTTCCTCTTGGATTCTGTACTGATTTGTAACATCCTGGTCTTCCAATTCACTCCCTAAAATGTAAAACCAGAAAACCATTATACACTCTTAGAGATTACAAAAATCTTCTTAGGTTCTAGGTCTAAAACAAGCTCATAATGCCTGGTTTACATCAATGTAAACCACTTGTTACATTTTAAGTCTTAAAATATGATGGTGGTGAGCAAGAAATCATTGTCAGTAGGCTTTGtggcgcacgcctctaatcccagtgctggggagacagaggcaggtggatctctgaaagatgaaggccagcctgatctacataacaagttctaggccagtgggGATACACagtgggaccttgtctcaaacaataatcccaacaacaaaaaatcccttGTCATATAATTACCTCCGTGAAGGAAACAGCATCATCcttacccacagaggccaggttCCTCACGGTTTCCCACATCACATCTCTGTAGAGTTTCTTCTGTGCAGGATGCAGCAGAGCCCACTCTTCCTGAGCGAAAGTCACACACACGTCCTCAAAGGTCACTGAATCCTAAAAAAGATCAACAGGGCTAGAGAAATCTATTTCAATCtgtaaatgcacacatacactattttttttcctctgcagtACAGGGGATTGAACCTAGTGTCATTCATACTAGGCAAACTGTACCACTCGTAGCTTGTCCAAGGGTGACATACAATTCTGTAGTCCTTCAAGACTTACTACCCGGCTTGATTGTCAGTTTACTTTTTGTTCATAGTGAGTTGTATAAGTTTAACAGCTTCTAGTAAGCATGACCACAAGTTACATTTTTACTATGGCTACtgcacaaactttaaaaaaaaacataatttaatttgctttttgagacaagagtctcaagTAGTCCaaactggcctccaacttgctatgATATGAAAAATGGCCTTTAggtcctgatcctcctgcctctaccttctaaatgctgggattaaaggcgcatgcTCCCACATCTAGCTAtgaatgtatttacttatttatttataggcaGGGTCTAACTCCACAGTTCAAGCTGATCTCAAAGATGTGACCTTCCTGCCTTGGTCCCCTcggtgctgtgattacaggctaTGATTGGCTGTCACTGCAAGTCTTACTAGTATATAATGGTAGTTTATCTGGAATAAATAtttttcaccatttttttttggtgagaaaattaattttttactgCTTATAATTCTTGAATCTTCCTCCTCAGACTTTTAAGGGCTGAGATCACAGACAttctgtcaggggcagccttgcttatgcagtgaaggcctaaaatcagcaataggcctgacatgcatgcctgctagcacaaagtcttggtctctgtggaaa
Above is a window of Arvicanthis niloticus isolate mArvNil1 chromosome 18, mArvNil1.pat.X, whole genome shotgun sequence DNA encoding:
- the LOC117722916 gene encoding uncharacterized protein LOC117722916 isoform X1, with amino-acid sequence MDSVTFEDVCVTFAQEEWALLHPAQKKLYRDVMWETVRNLASVGSELEDQDVTNQYRIQEENVRSYVIQRLYESKEVTQHGESFSQTPNTSVAKVTSGGKPYHCNVCGKGFMLCSSLTRHARSHPGHELDGFKCGKKRYKCKECGDTFSYLKSFQRHERTHAGETPYRCKYCGKTFIYYQPFQTHERTHTGEKLYQCEHCGKVLSSPGSLRIHERIHTGEKPYVCEKCGKAFSSPSSIQIHERTHTGEKPYKCRECGKAFISHTSVKTHMVTHSGDANKPYKCRDCGKAFLRPCFLRVHERIHTGEKPYVCKQCGKAFRCSSSIQSHKRTHTGEKPYECKECGKAFSAHSAFRVHRRVHTGERPYKCRDCGKAFICLTYCRAHERKHTGEKAYECEQCGKAFVLLENFRRHVKTHTEDLPYKCKECGKAFVFLSALRAHERIHTEEKPYECKQCGKTFRCSSYIQVHRRIHTGEKPYECKECGKTFIHSTSFRRHMRLHTGEKPYKCKECEKAFRLDSSLKRHERTHS
- the LOC117722916 gene encoding uncharacterized protein LOC117722916 isoform X2; the protein is MWETVRNLASVGSELEDQDVTNQYRIQEENVRSYVIQRLYESKEVTQHGESFSQTPNTSVAKVTSGGKPYHCNVCGKGFMLCSSLTRHARSHPGHELDGFKCGKKRYKCKECGDTFSYLKSFQRHERTHAGETPYRCKYCGKTFIYYQPFQTHERTHTGEKLYQCEHCGKVLSSPGSLRIHERIHTGEKPYVCEKCGKAFSSPSSIQIHERTHTGEKPYKCRECGKAFISHTSVKTHMVTHSGDANKPYKCRDCGKAFLRPCFLRVHERIHTGEKPYVCKQCGKAFRCSSSIQSHKRTHTGEKPYECKECGKAFSAHSAFRVHRRVHTGERPYKCRDCGKAFICLTYCRAHERKHTGEKAYECEQCGKAFVLLENFRRHVKTHTEDLPYKCKECGKAFVFLSALRAHERIHTEEKPYECKQCGKTFRCSSYIQVHRRIHTGEKPYECKECGKTFIHSTSFRRHMRLHTGEKPYKCKECEKAFRLDSSLKRHERTHS